The following coding sequences are from one Manis pentadactyla isolate mManPen7 chromosome 13, mManPen7.hap1, whole genome shotgun sequence window:
- the POU2F3 gene encoding POU domain, class 2, transcription factor 3 isoform X1, translating into MVNLQPMHTGIKMSGDVADSSDAHSALSQVETGNDRNGLDFNRQIKTEDLSDSLQQTLTHRPCHLSQGPAVMSGNQMSGDVTSLHPLQQLVLVPGHLQSVSQFLLSQTQPGQPGLQPNLVPFPQQQSSLLLPQTGPGLASQPVGRPGLPGPPLEPHLEAPQHLPVLKHLPSSGGADEPSDLEELEKFAKTFKQRRIKLGFTQGDVGLAMGKLYGNDFSQTTISRFEALNLSFKNMCKLKPLLEKWLNDAESSPSDPSVSTASSYPTLSEVFGRKRKKRTSIETNIRLTLEKRFQDVSGPACWERNPKPSSEEISMIAEQLSMEKEVVRVWFCNRRQKEKRINCPVATPIKSPIYNSRLVSPSGSLGPLSVPPVLSAMPGTVTSSCSPGNNSRPSSPGSGLHTSSPTASQNNSKAAVNSSPSFNSSGSWYRWNHPTYLH; encoded by the exons ATTAAAACCGAGGACCTCAGCGACtcgctgcagcagaccctcacaCATCGGCCATGCCACCTGAGCCAGGGCCCTGCCGTGATGTCCGGAAACCAAATGTCGGGG GACGTGACTTCCCTCCATCCGCTGCAGCAGCTTGTCCTCGTTCCCGGCCACCTGCAGTCTGTCTCCCAGTTCCTGCTGTCTCAGACGCAGCCTGGGCAGCCAG GTCTGCAGCCAAATCTTGTCCCCTTTCCacagcaacagagttctctcctcCTCCCACAGACTGGGCCTGGCCTGGCATCCCAG CCAGTTGGGCGCCCCGGGCTGCCAGGACCCCCGTTAGAGCCCCATCTGGAGGCACCCCAGCATCTTCCAGTGCTCAAGCACCTACCCAGCTCCGGAGGGGCCGACGAGCCCAGTGacctggaggagctggagaagttTGCCAAGACCTTCAAGCAGAGGCGCATCAAGCTGGGCTTCACGCAG GGAGATGTGGGGCTGGCAATGGGAAAGCTGTATGGCAACGACTTCAGTCAGACAACCATCTCGCGATTTGAGGCCCTCAATCTGAGCTTCAAGAACATGTGCAAGCTCAAGCCACTGCTGGAGAAATGGCTGAATGATGCAG AATCCTCTCCCTCCGACCCCTCGGTGAGCACCGCCAGCTCTTACCCAACCCTCAGTGAAGTGTTTggtaggaagaggaagaaaaggaccaGCATCGAGACCAATATCCGCCTGACCCTGGAGAAGAGATTTCAAGATGTGAGCGGCCCCGCCTGCTGGGAACGG AACCCCAAACCCAGCTCAGAGGAGATCTCCATGATTGCAGAGCAGCTGTCCATGGAGAAGGAGGTGGTGAGGGTCTGGTTCTGCAACCGGCGTCAAAAAGAGAAGCGAATCAACTGCCCTGTGGCCACACCCATCAAATCACCCATCTACAATTCCCGGCTG GTGTCTCCCTCCGGGTCTCTGGGCCCCCTCTCTGTCCCTCCTGTCCTCAGCGCCATGCCTGGAACAG TAACGTCATCCTGTTCCCCTGGGAACAACAGCAGGCCTTCGTCTCCTGGCTCAGGACTCCACACCAGCAGCCCCACTGCATCTCAAAATAACTCCAAAGCAGCAGTGAACTCCTCCCCCAGTTTTAACTCTTCAGG ATCTTGGTACCGATGGAATCATCCCACCTACCTCCACTGA